The following proteins come from a genomic window of Streptococcus pneumoniae:
- a CDS encoding redoxin family protein, with translation MKKWQTCVLGAGSLLCLTACSGKSVTSEHQTKDEMKTEQTASKTSAAKGKEVADFELMGVDGKTYRLSDYKGKKVYLKFWASWCSICLASLPDTDEIAKEAGDDYVVLTVVSPGHKGEQSEADFKNWYKGLDYKNLPVLVDPSGKLLETYGVRSYPTQAFIDKEGKLVKTHPGFMEKDAILQTLKELA, from the coding sequence ATGAAAAAATGGCAAACATGTGTTCTTGGAGCAGGTTCGCTCCTTTGTTTGACGGCTTGTTCAGGCAAGTCCGTGACTAGTGAACACCAAACGAAAGATGAAATGAAGACGGAGCAGACAGCTAGTAAAACAAGCGCAGCTAAAGGGAAAGAGGTGGCTGATTTTGAATTGATGGGAGTAGATGGCAAGACCTACCGTTTATCTGATTACAAGGGCAAGAAAGTCTATCTCAAATTCTGGGCTTCTTGGTGTTCCATCTGTCTGGCTAGTCTTCCAGATACGGATGAGATTGCTAAAGAAGCTGGTGATGACTATGTGGTCTTGACAGTAGTGTCACCAGGACATAAGGGAGAGCAATCTGAAGCGGACTTTAAGAATTGGTATAAGGGATTGGATTATAAAAATCTCCCAGTCCTAGTTGACCCATCAGGCAAACTTTTGGAAACTTATGGTGTCCGTTCTTACCCAACCCAAGCCTTTATAGACAAAGAAGGCAAGCTGGTCAAAACACATCCAGGATTCATGGAAAAAGATGCAATTTTGCAAACTTTGAAGGAATTAGCCTAG
- a CDS encoding transposase → MFDKEQKRGYKQSARNLGNWHYNDKEDSYTHPDGWYYRFHHTKHQKTQTDFQQEIKVYYADEPESAPQKGLYMNERYQNLKAKACQALLSPQGRQIFAQRKIDVEPVFGQIKACLGHKRCNLRGKRQVRIDMGLVLMANNLLKYSEMK, encoded by the coding sequence ATGTTTGATAAGGAACAGAAGAGAGGGTATAAACAGTCAGCTAGAAACTTAGGGAATTGGCACTATAATGACAAGGAGGATAGCTACACACATCCTGATGGCTGGTATTATCGTTTTCACCATACCAAACATCAGAAAACACAGACAGACTTTCAACAGGAAATCAAGGTTTACTACGCCGACGAACCTGAATCAGCCCCTCAAAAGGGACTGTATATGAACGAACGCTATCAAAACTTGAAAGCTAAAGCATGTCAGGCGCTTTTATCTCCCCAAGGTAGACAGATTTTCGCTCAACGCAAGATTGATGTGGAACCTGTCTTTGGGCAGATAAAGGCTTGTTTGGGTCACAAGAGATGTAATCTGAGGGGCAAGCGTCAAGTGAGAATTGACATGGGATTGGTACTTATGGCCAATAACCTCCTAAAATATAGTGAAATGAAATAA
- a CDS encoding transposase, with amino-acid sequence MHIHYNTNQTTLPLEISSFLPQDHFVFTIEKVVNTLEEHHFYAFYHAFDRPSYHLKMLVSTLLFAYSQGIFSGRKIEKWKS; translated from the coding sequence ATGCATATTCACTATAACACAAATCAAACAACTTTACCACTAGAAATCAGTTCCTTCTTACCACAAGACCATTTCGTCTTTACTATTGAAAAAGTGGTGAATACCTTGGAGGAACATCACTTCTACGCCTTCTATCATGCCTTTGATCGCCCGTCTTATCACCTTAAAATGCTTGTATCTACTCTTCTATTTGCCTATTCACAAGGGATTTTCTCTGGTCGAAAAATTGAAAAATGGAAGAGTTAG
- a CDS encoding DUF3397 domain-containing protein — translation MGMILMKLASILLLILTLVVCIILTKLFRLKKLGRNFADLAFPVLVFEYYLITAKTFTHNFLPRLGLALSILAIILVFFFLLKKRSFYYPKFIKFFWRTGFLLTLIMYIEMIVELFLIK, via the coding sequence ATGGGTATGATTTTAATGAAATTAGCATCTATTTTATTATTGATACTGACCTTAGTCGTCTGCATTATCCTAACCAAACTTTTTAGATTAAAAAAACTAGGACGAAACTTTGCGGATTTGGCTTTTCCGGTCTTGGTATTTGAATATTACCTGATTACAGCTAAAACCTTTACCCATAATTTCCTCCCTAGACTGGGGCTAGCCCTCTCAATCCTAGCCATTATTCTCGTCTTTTTCTTCCTTTTGAAAAAACGCAGCTTTTACTATCCTAAATTCATCAAATTCTTCTGGCGTACAGGATTTTTATTAACCCTTATCATGTATATAGAGATGATTGTTGAATTGTTCTTAATAAAATAG
- the ccdA2 gene encoding thiol-disulfide oxidoreductase-associated membrane protein CcdA2, whose protein sequence is MGHIFFFLSVFLAGILSFFSPCILPLLPVYTGVLLDDKDGAQASSGKFSISVTSLLRTLAFIAGISFIFILLGYGAGFLGDLLYASWFQYLTGAIIILLGLHQMEILHFKGLYKEKRLQLQGQGQNGKGYSQAFLLGLTFSFAWTPCVGPVLGSVLALAASGGSGAWQGAGLMLVYTLGLALPFLLLALTSSYVLKHFRKLHPYLGILKKVGGFLIIVMGLLVLFGNASILSQLFE, encoded by the coding sequence ATGGGTCATATTTTCTTTTTTCTAAGTGTCTTTTTGGCAGGGATTCTATCCTTCTTTTCTCCTTGTATCTTACCTTTGTTACCGGTCTATACAGGAGTGTTACTAGATGATAAGGATGGTGCTCAGGCTTCTAGCGGCAAATTTTCAATCTCAGTTACTAGTTTATTACGAACTCTGGCCTTTATAGCAGGAATTTCCTTTATATTTATTTTGTTGGGCTATGGAGCTGGTTTTTTAGGCGATTTGCTTTATGCTTCTTGGTTCCAATATCTTACTGGGGCAATTATTATCCTTCTTGGTTTGCACCAAATGGAGATTCTACACTTTAAGGGGCTTTATAAGGAAAAGAGGCTACAACTGCAAGGACAGGGGCAAAATGGTAAGGGCTATAGTCAGGCATTTTTATTGGGCTTGACCTTTAGTTTTGCTTGGACGCCTTGCGTGGGGCCGGTTCTAGGGTCTGTTTTGGCCTTGGCGGCTTCAGGTGGTTCAGGAGCTTGGCAGGGAGCTGGTCTCATGTTGGTGTATACGCTGGGCTTGGCGCTACCATTCTTGCTTCTAGCTCTGACCTCTAGTTATGTTTTGAAACATTTCCGAAAACTTCATCCCTATCTCGGAATCCTCAAAAAAGTGGGTGGTTTTCTCATTATTGTGATGGGACTCTTGGTTCTGTTTGGAAATGCTTCAATTTTAAGTCAATTATTTGAATAA
- a CDS encoding cation:proton antiporter, with the protein MELLIYLILFLLVLIVSSTTNKLLPFLPLPLVQILLGIVIGLFLPNTDFHLNTELFLALVIGPLLFREAEEADVTAILKHWRIIVYLIFPVIFILTLSLGGLTHLLWFSLPLAACLVVGAALGPTDLVAFASLSERFSFPKRVSNILKGEGLLNDASGLVAFQVALTAWTTGAFSLGQASSSLIFSILGGFLIGFLTAMTNRFLHTFLLSVRATDIASELLLELSLPLVTFFLAEEVHVSGIIAVVVAGILKASRFKKITLLEAQVDTVTETVWHTVTFMLNGSVFVILGMELEMIAEPILTNPIYNPLLLLLSLIALTFVLFVIRFIMIYGYYAYRTRRLKKKLNKYMKDMFLLTFSGVKGTVSIATILLIPSNLEQEYPLLLFLVAGVTLVSFLTGLLVLPHLSDEEEESKDYLMHIAILNEVTLELEKELEDTRNKLSLYAAIDNYHGRIENLILSQENQDDQEDWAALKLLILSIESDGLEQAYEEGNISNRAYRVYQRYLKNIEQGINRKLASRLTYYFLVSLRILRFLLHEVFTLGKTFRSWKDKEQSRLRALDYDQIAELYLANTEMIIESLENLKGVYRRSLISFMQESRLRETAIISSGAFVERVINRVKPNNIDEMLRGYYLERKLIFEYEEKRLITTKYAKKLRQNVNNLENYSLKEAANTLPYDMVELVRRN; encoded by the coding sequence GTGGAATTACTGATTTACCTCATCCTATTTTTACTGGTCTTGATTGTCTCAAGTACAACCAATAAGCTCCTACCCTTTTTGCCTCTCCCTTTGGTGCAGATTCTTTTGGGAATTGTGATTGGTCTCTTTTTACCCAATACTGACTTTCACCTTAATACGGAGTTGTTTTTGGCACTGGTTATCGGACCCTTGCTTTTCCGAGAGGCTGAAGAAGCAGATGTTACGGCTATTTTAAAACACTGGCGAATCATTGTTTATCTCATATTTCCAGTGATTTTTATCTTGACCCTGAGTTTGGGTGGCTTGACCCATCTTCTTTGGTTCAGCCTTCCCTTGGCAGCTTGCTTGGTTGTTGGGGCAGCCCTTGGTCCTACGGACTTGGTGGCCTTTGCCTCTCTTTCGGAGCGTTTTAGCTTTCCTAAGCGCGTGTCCAATATTCTTAAGGGCGAAGGACTCTTGAATGATGCTTCTGGTTTGGTGGCTTTTCAGGTAGCTTTGACAGCTTGGACAACTGGAGCTTTTTCTCTGGGGCAAGCTAGCAGTTCGCTCATCTTTTCAATCCTAGGCGGTTTTTTAATTGGATTTTTAACAGCCATGACCAACCGCTTCCTCCATACCTTCTTGCTAAGTGTGCGCGCAACGGATATTGCCAGTGAACTTTTATTAGAATTGAGTTTGCCTCTAGTGACCTTCTTTCTGGCAGAAGAAGTTCATGTTTCAGGTATTATTGCCGTCGTAGTTGCTGGAATTTTAAAGGCAAGTCGCTTCAAGAAAATCACGCTCCTCGAAGCCCAAGTGGATACGGTGACCGAGACGGTCTGGCATACAGTGACCTTTATGCTCAACGGTTCTGTCTTTGTGATTTTAGGGATGGAGTTGGAAATGATAGCAGAACCTATCTTGACCAATCCAATCTATAATCCTCTACTTTTATTGCTATCTCTCATCGCCCTTACCTTTGTCCTCTTTGTCATTCGTTTTATTATGATCTATGGCTATTATGCCTATAGAACCCGACGCCTCAAGAAAAAGCTAAATAAGTATATGAAGGACATGTTTCTCTTGACCTTTTCAGGTGTTAAGGGAACGGTGTCGATTGCTACGATTCTCTTGATACCAAGTAATCTAGAACAGGAGTATCCTCTCTTGCTTTTCCTTGTTGCAGGTGTGACGCTTGTTAGCTTTTTAACAGGTCTCTTGGTCTTGCCTCATCTTTCTGATGAAGAGGAAGAAAGCAAGGATTATCTCATGCATATCGCCATTTTGAATGAAGTAACGCTAGAGTTGGAAAAAGAGTTGGAAGACACCAGAAATAAACTTTCCCTCTATGCGGCTATTGACAATTATCATGGACGTATTGAAAATCTCATTTTAAGCCAAGAAAACCAGGATGATCAAGAAGACTGGGCTGCTTTGAAACTCTTGATTCTTAGTATTGAAAGTGATGGTTTGGAACAGGCCTATGAAGAGGGGAACATTAGCAATCGTGCTTACCGAGTTTACCAACGTTATCTGAAAAATATAGAACAAGGAATCAATCGTAAACTTGCCTCAAGACTGACCTATTATTTTCTTGTTTCCTTGAGGATTTTACGTTTTCTCCTTCATGAAGTTTTTACTCTTGGAAAGACCTTTCGTAGCTGGAAGGACAAGGAGCAAAGCCGTCTCCGTGCTCTTGATTATGACCAAATTGCAGAGCTCTATCTTGCCAATACAGAGATGATTATTGAAAGTTTGGAAAACCTGAAGGGAGTCTACAGACGCTCTTTGATTAGTTTTATGCAGGAGTCTCGTCTTCGAGAAACAGCTATTATCAGCAGTGGTGCCTTTGTCGAACGGGTTATCAATCGTGTCAAACCCAACAATATCGATGAAATGCTGAGAGGCTATTATCTGGAGCGCAAGTTGATTTTCGAATACGAAGAAAAACGATTGATTACGACTAAGTATGCCAAGAAATTACGACAAAATGTAAATAACTTAGAGAACTATTCCTTGAAGGAAGCTGCCAATACCCTGCCGTATGATATGGTGGAATTGGTAAGAAGAAATTAG
- the msrB gene encoding peptide-methionine (R)-S-oxide reductase MsrB, with product MNDKLKIFLLLGVFFLAITGFYVLLIRNAGQTDASQIEKAAVSQGGKAVKKTEISKDADLHEIYLAGGCFWGVEEYFSRVPGVTDAVSGYANGRGETTKYELINQTGHAETVHVTYDAKQISLKEILLHYFRIINPTSKNKQGNDVGTQYRTGVYYTDDKDLEVINQVFDEVAKKYDQPLAVEKENLKNFVVAEDYHQDYLKKNPNGYCHINVNQAAYPVIDASKYPKPSDEELKKTLSPEEYAVTQENQTERAFSNRYWDKFESGIYVDIATGEPLFSSKDKFESGCGWPSFTQPISPDVVTYKEDKSYNMTRMEVRSRVGDSHLGHVFTDGPQDKGGLRYCINSLSIRFIPKDQMEEKGYAYLLDYVD from the coding sequence ATGAATGATAAGTTAAAAATCTTCTTGTTGCTAGGAGTATTTTTTCTAGCCATAACCGGTTTCTATGTTCTATTGATACGAAATGCAGGGCAGACAGATGCCTCGCAAATTGAAAAGGCGGCAGTTAGCCAAGGAGGAAAAGCAGTGAAAAAAACAGAAATTAGTAAAGACGCAGACTTGCACGAAATTTATCTAGCTGGAGGTTGTTTCTGGGGAGTGGAGGAATATTTCTCACGCGTTCCCGGGGTGACGGATGCCGTTTCAGGCTATGCAAATGGTAGAGGAGAAACAACCAAGTACGAATTGATTAACCAAACAGGTCATGCAGAAACCGTCCATGTCACCTATGATGCCAAGCAAATTTCTCTCAAGGAAATCCTGCTTCACTATTTCCGCATTATCAATCCAACCAGCAAAAATAAACAAGGAAATGATGTGGGGACCCAGTACCGTACTGGTGTTTATTACACAGATGACAAGGATTTGGAAGTGATTAACCAAGTCTTTGATGAGGTGGCTAAGAAATACGATCAACCTCTAGCAGTTGAAAAGGAAAACTTGAAGAATTTTGTGGTGGCTGAGGATTACCATCAAGACTATCTCAAGAAAAATCCAAATGGCTACTGCCATATCAATGTTAATCAGGCGGCCTATCCTGTCATTGATGCCAGCAAATATCCAAAACCAAGTGATGAGGAATTGAAAAAGACCCTGTCACCTGAGGAGTATGCAGTTACCCAGGAAAATCAAACAGAACGAGCTTTCTCAAACCGTTACTGGGATAAATTTGAATCCGGTATCTATGTGGATATAGCAACTGGGGAACCTCTCTTTTCATCAAAAGACAAATTTGAGTCTGGTTGTGGCTGGCCTAGTTTTACCCAACCCATCAGTCCAGATGTTGTCACCTACAAGGAAGATAAGTCCTACAATATGACGCGTATGGAAGTGCGGAGCCGAGTAGGAGATTCTCACCTTGGGCATGTCTTTACGGATGGTCCACAGGACAAGGGCGGCTTACGTTACTGTATCAATAGCCTCTCTATCCGCTTTATTCCCAAAGACCAAATGGAAGAAAAAGGCTACGCTTATTTACTAGATTATGTTGATTAA
- a CDS encoding YihY/virulence factor BrkB family protein: protein MKKWWKELIDKPLLKAFLHYYQASDSELTSVAVAYYWLISIFPLLLVVVNILPYFQIPVGEFLGFMKDVMPPSLYEGVEKIAREVLTQPSTGLLSFSVLSALWSFSKSMNFLQKAFNKAYGVEKSRGLISHQMLSLLVSFGLQLLFAFALFLILFGQMILALLAHYWTKDGIIYQALQGLAGPLIYALLFAILVMLYYFLPNLSNRKISYTLPGSAFVLLVILGLLTLFSSYLNYYVHHLVDVRILGSVLLVVMMFWFILIAKIVILGAVINASMQSLKDPVFKKD from the coding sequence ATGAAAAAGTGGTGGAAAGAGCTGATAGACAAGCCTTTATTAAAAGCTTTTTTGCATTATTATCAAGCATCAGATAGTGAGTTGACCAGTGTCGCAGTAGCCTACTATTGGTTGATTTCGATTTTCCCCCTGCTTTTGGTGGTGGTCAATATCCTCCCCTATTTTCAGATTCCTGTGGGAGAATTTCTGGGCTTTATGAAAGACGTCATGCCCCCAAGCCTCTATGAAGGTGTGGAAAAAATAGCCAGAGAAGTCTTGACGCAACCTTCAACAGGTTTATTGAGTTTTTCTGTTTTATCGGCGTTATGGAGTTTTTCAAAATCTATGAATTTCTTGCAAAAAGCTTTTAACAAGGCTTATGGCGTCGAAAAGAGTCGTGGACTTATTTCCCATCAGATGCTAAGTCTCCTAGTCAGTTTTGGCTTGCAGCTCCTCTTTGCGTTTGCCTTGTTTTTGATTTTATTTGGTCAGATGATTTTGGCTTTACTTGCTCATTATTGGACAAAAGATGGCATTATCTATCAGGCTTTACAAGGGTTGGCAGGTCCTCTGATTTACGCCCTCCTCTTTGCTATCTTGGTCATGCTTTATTATTTTCTTCCCAATCTATCTAACAGGAAAATTAGCTATACCCTACCAGGCAGTGCCTTTGTTCTCTTAGTGATTTTAGGTTTACTAACTCTGTTCTCTAGTTATCTCAATTACTATGTCCATCATTTGGTGGATGTCCGAATTTTAGGTTCCGTTCTTCTTGTTGTTATGATGTTTTGGTTTATCTTGATTGCTAAAATTGTTATCCTAGGCGCGGTTATCAATGCCAGTATGCAGAGTTTGAAAGATCCGGTCTTTAAAAAAGACTAA
- a CDS encoding tRNA (mnm(5)s(2)U34)-methyltransferase, with protein MKRPLEMAHDFLAEVVAKEDVVVDATMGNGHDTLFLAKLAKQVYAFDIQKQALEKTQERLHQAGLTNAQLILQGHETLDQFVTKAKAGIFNLGYLPSADKSVITRPQTTIEALEKLCGLLAKGGRIAIMIYYGHEGGDLERDAVLDFVIQLNQQEYTAAIYRTLNQVNNPPFLVMIEKLERYRHG; from the coding sequence ATGAAAAGACCACTTGAGATGGCACATGATTTTTTGGCTGAGGTCGTGGCAAAAGAGGATGTCGTAGTGGATGCGACTATGGGAAATGGTCATGACACGCTTTTTTTAGCCAAGCTAGCCAAGCAAGTCTATGCCTTTGATATTCAGAAGCAAGCCTTGGAAAAGACCCAAGAGCGTTTGCATCAGGCTGGCTTGACAAATGCCCAGTTAATCTTGCAAGGCCATGAGACACTGGACCAGTTTGTGACAAAAGCTAAGGCAGGGATTTTTAATCTGGGCTATTTGCCGTCAGCTGATAAGTCTGTCATCACCCGACCGCAGACAACGATTGAGGCATTAGAAAAGCTATGTGGCTTACTTGCCAAAGGTGGACGAATTGCTATTATGATTTACTATGGTCATGAAGGAGGCGACCTCGAGAGAGATGCTGTCTTGGATTTTGTGATCCAGTTGAACCAACAAGAGTACACAGCTGCCATTTACCGAACTTTAAACCAAGTCAACAACCCGCCGTTTTTAGTGATGATTGAAAAATTAGAGAGATACAGACATGGATAA